The following coding sequences are from one Candidatus Methylomirabilota bacterium window:
- a CDS encoding glycosyltransferase family 4 protein yields MPDTLAFVVPWYGPAIAGGAEAECRATARALAERAVPVEILTTCARDHASEWIDHHPEGVTEEDGLRVRRFKVRPRAPKRYARLQWRLDLGGSLTSFEEEDFVRESIHSNDLYAFLAAERERYWYAFIPYCFGTTWEGALVAPDRSVLIPCLHDEPFAHLMWTRRVLRAVQGVLFHVSAERALGETVAGGDPGSFFLVGEGVDTRIGGDPERFRRKYRIYDPFLLYAGRKAREKNTPLLVEYYARYRLTHPERPLKLVLIGSGGVRIPERLAQDVLDLGFVPPQDKYDAYAAAVALCQPSLLESFSIVMMEAWLCGTPALVHGRCAVTRDHCLASNGGLFFAEYFEFVEAVELLLGDAALRGQLAANGRAYVLANFTWDRVTANYLDVLRRLGARVG; encoded by the coding sequence ATGCCTGACACGCTGGCCTTCGTGGTGCCCTGGTACGGCCCGGCCATCGCGGGTGGCGCCGAGGCCGAGTGCCGGGCGACCGCCCGGGCGCTCGCCGAGCGGGCCGTGCCCGTGGAGATCCTGACCACCTGCGCCCGCGACCATGCCTCCGAGTGGATAGACCACCACCCGGAGGGGGTGACGGAGGAGGACGGCCTCCGCGTCCGGCGCTTCAAGGTGCGCCCGCGCGCCCCGAAGCGCTACGCCCGGCTCCAGTGGCGACTCGACCTCGGCGGGAGCCTGACCTCCTTCGAAGAGGAAGACTTCGTCCGGGAGTCGATCCACTCGAACGACCTCTACGCCTTTCTGGCGGCGGAGCGGGAGCGGTACTGGTACGCCTTCATCCCCTACTGCTTCGGGACGACGTGGGAGGGTGCGCTCGTCGCGCCGGACCGCTCGGTGCTCATCCCCTGCCTCCACGACGAGCCCTTCGCCCACCTCATGTGGACGCGACGGGTCCTGCGGGCGGTGCAAGGCGTCCTCTTCCACGTCTCGGCCGAGCGCGCGCTCGGCGAGACGGTGGCCGGGGGTGACCCCGGTTCCTTCTTCCTGGTGGGCGAGGGGGTGGACACCCGGATCGGCGGCGACCCCGAGCGGTTCCGCCGGAAGTACCGGATCTACGACCCCTTCCTCCTCTATGCCGGCCGGAAGGCGCGTGAGAAGAACACGCCGCTCCTGGTCGAGTACTATGCCCGCTATCGGCTCACGCACCCCGAGCGGCCGCTCAAGCTGGTCCTCATCGGCTCGGGCGGCGTCCGGATCCCCGAGCGTCTCGCTCAGGATGTGCTCGACCTCGGCTTCGTGCCGCCCCAGGACAAGTACGACGCCTACGCCGCCGCGGTCGCGCTCTGCCAGCCGTCACTGCTCGAGAGCTTCTCCATCGTCATGATGGAGGCCTGGCTCTGTGGCACCCCGGCCCTCGTCCACGGCCGCTGCGCGGTCACGCGGGACCACTGCCTGGCCTCGAACGGGGGCCTCTTCTTCGCGGAGTACTTCGAGTTCGTCGAGGCGGTGGAGCTGCTCCTCGGCGATGCGGCGCTGCGAGGACAGCTCGCCGCCAACGGGCGCGCCTACGTGCTGGCGAACTTCACCTGGGACCGGGTGACCGCGAACTACCTCGACGTCCTGCGGCGGCTGGGAGCCCGCGTGGGATGA
- a CDS encoding glycosyltransferase family 4 protein, producing the protein MKRLRLGFVVQRYGPEIDGGAEYECRRVAEALAPYHDIEVLSTCARDYLTWSNAYRPGLTTENGVRVRRFPVDRSRRVRAFGRYADWLYAHPHTFFDEAEWVRRQGPLALSLVEWIREHADDHDGFLFFTYLYLPTLLGLPLVAHKAVLVPTAHDERPIALDLFRSLFRLPRALVFQVEEERAFVEGRFHTAHIPSAVIGAGVDPVADAQPDRFRRQAGLAGPYLLYVGRVDVEKGCRELIDAFLAWRARSAEPLTLVLMGTPAMRLPRHPALLPLGFRPDAEKWDALTGAMALVMPSPHESFSFVLLEAWAQGTPVLATARSAVLRGHLARSGGGLLYETPADFAGRVDTLVTDEALRKGWGERGRAYVDARYRWPAITRHYLEFLAQVFA; encoded by the coding sequence GTGAAGCGGCTTCGGCTCGGCTTCGTCGTACAGCGCTATGGCCCCGAGATCGACGGCGGCGCCGAATACGAATGCCGGCGCGTCGCCGAGGCCCTGGCGCCGTACCACGACATCGAGGTCCTGAGCACCTGCGCCCGCGACTACCTCACCTGGAGCAACGCCTACCGTCCGGGCCTCACGACCGAGAACGGCGTCCGGGTCCGCCGCTTCCCGGTCGACCGGTCGCGGCGGGTCCGCGCGTTCGGGCGTTACGCCGATTGGCTCTACGCGCATCCCCATACCTTCTTCGACGAGGCCGAGTGGGTGCGCCGCCAGGGACCGCTCGCCCTGTCGCTGGTGGAGTGGATCCGGGAGCACGCCGACGACCACGACGGCTTCCTCTTCTTCACCTACCTCTACCTCCCGACCCTCCTCGGCCTGCCGCTGGTGGCCCACAAGGCCGTCCTCGTGCCCACGGCCCACGACGAGCGCCCGATCGCCCTCGACCTCTTCCGCAGCCTGTTCCGGCTTCCGCGGGCGCTGGTCTTCCAGGTGGAGGAGGAGCGGGCCTTCGTCGAGGGGCGCTTCCACACGGCCCACATCCCGTCGGCCGTGATCGGGGCCGGCGTGGATCCGGTGGCGGACGCCCAGCCCGACCGCTTCCGTCGCCAGGCCGGGCTCGCCGGGCCCTATCTCCTGTATGTCGGGCGCGTCGACGTCGAGAAGGGCTGCCGCGAGCTGATCGACGCCTTCCTCGCCTGGCGGGCCCGCAGCGCCGAGCCGCTCACCCTCGTCCTGATGGGGACGCCGGCCATGCGGCTTCCGCGGCACCCCGCCCTCCTTCCGCTCGGCTTCCGACCGGACGCCGAGAAGTGGGACGCCCTCACCGGCGCCATGGCGCTCGTCATGCCGTCGCCCCACGAGAGCTTCTCTTTCGTCCTCCTCGAGGCCTGGGCCCAGGGGACGCCGGTCCTCGCCACCGCGCGGTCGGCCGTCCTTCGCGGCCACCTCGCGCGGTCCGGCGGCGGCTTGCTCTACGAGACGCCCGCGGATTTCGCCGGGCGGGTGGACACCCTCGTGACCGACGAGGCGCTCCGAAAGGGTTGGGGCGAGCGGGGCCGGGCCTACGTCGACGCCCGCTACCGCTGGCCAGCGATCACCCGCCACTACCTCGAGTTCCTGGCGCAGGTCTTCGCCTGA
- a CDS encoding glycosyltransferase, with the protein MTGRLDHVRAIHQLASNFDYGDAIGNHIRALRGLIRQWGYASDVYAQYIHEGLSREARFYTRYRDVSDPANVVLFHFSIGSEVTSFFAGLPDRKVLVYHNITPAEYFVGVNARVADRCRRGRWELQRLAAVTDLALGVSEFNRRELEAAGFRRTGVLPILVDWKGYALAPVRSLVDAYREGTNLLFVGRIAPNKRVEDLIKTYYFYRRLDPGSRLLVVGSSVDTEGYLAGCQKLAAELGVLDGVVFTGSVSQADLGTYYRLASVYLSASEHEGFGVPLLEAMHFGVPIVAYAAAGVPGTLGGAGLLVAEKDFPMIAELIHRVVTEPTLRAAIVGGQRERLEAFDPECIGQELRGHLADLAAQP; encoded by the coding sequence ATGACCGGGCGCCTGGACCACGTGCGAGCCATTCACCAGCTCGCCTCGAACTTCGACTACGGGGACGCCATCGGCAACCACATCCGGGCCCTCCGCGGCCTCATCAGGCAGTGGGGATACGCGTCCGATGTCTACGCCCAGTACATCCACGAGGGGCTCTCCCGGGAGGCGCGCTTCTACACGCGCTATCGCGACGTATCCGACCCGGCCAACGTCGTCCTGTTCCACTTCTCGATCGGCTCGGAGGTCACCAGCTTCTTCGCCGGCCTGCCCGACCGGAAGGTCCTCGTCTACCACAACATCACGCCGGCCGAGTATTTCGTCGGGGTGAACGCGCGGGTGGCCGATCGCTGCCGGCGAGGCCGCTGGGAGCTCCAGCGCCTGGCCGCGGTGACCGACCTCGCCCTCGGCGTCTCGGAGTTCAACCGGCGGGAGCTCGAGGCGGCGGGGTTTCGCCGGACGGGGGTGCTGCCGATCCTCGTCGACTGGAAGGGCTACGCCCTGGCCCCGGTGCGCAGCCTCGTGGACGCCTACCGCGAGGGAACCAATCTGCTCTTCGTCGGGCGGATCGCGCCGAACAAGCGCGTCGAGGACCTGATCAAGACGTACTACTTCTACCGGCGCCTCGACCCCGGCAGCCGGCTCCTCGTCGTCGGCTCGTCGGTCGACACGGAGGGCTACCTGGCCGGCTGCCAGAAGCTCGCGGCCGAGCTCGGGGTCCTCGACGGGGTCGTCTTCACCGGCAGCGTATCGCAGGCCGACCTCGGCACCTACTACCGGCTCGCGTCCGTCTACCTGTCCGCGTCGGAGCACGAGGGGTTCGGCGTTCCCCTGCTGGAGGCGATGCACTTCGGGGTCCCCATCGTGGCCTACGCCGCCGCCGGTGTGCCGGGCACCCTGGGCGGCGCCGGACTGCTGGTCGCGGAGAAGGACTTCCCGATGATCGCCGAGCTGATCCACCGGGTGGTGACCGAGCCGACCCTGCGGGCGGCCATCGTGGGCGGGCAGCGAGAGCGCCTCGAGGCCTTCGACCCCGAATGCATCGGCCAGGAACTGCGGGGGCATCTGGCGGACCTGGCGGCGCAGCCGTGA
- a CDS encoding glycosyltransferase family 4 protein, translating to MKVAFVVPRYGDGIVGGAETLTRGLAEHLAATGAAVEVLTTCARDHLTWKNAVRPGARAERGVTVRRFRVKPRNERRFDWLQRRILTGHRLSPEDERRWAEESVSSPDLFAHLVRHRADHNVVCFAPYLFGTTLRGVPLVPERAVLIPCLHDEPFAHLGIVRASFETCRGFIFNSPPEAELARRLYGVQDRPAGVVGLGFDPLPPVDAQAIDRFRRRHGLAGPVVLYLGRKETGKNVGLLIEYVRRYREAHRREVTLVLAGEGPVTASPGDAGVRDLGYLDRQEKTVAYAAATVVCQPSLNESFSIVLMEAWLAGRPVLVHSACPVTTYHLYRADGGLVFGDFYEFAEALTLLLDDEALRGKLGAQGRAYVEAEYAWPEVTARLTETLARVCHA from the coding sequence ATGAAGGTGGCGTTCGTGGTGCCTCGTTACGGCGATGGCATCGTCGGCGGCGCCGAGACGCTGACCCGCGGCCTCGCCGAGCACCTGGCCGCCACCGGCGCGGCGGTCGAGGTGCTGACGACGTGCGCCCGCGATCACCTCACGTGGAAGAATGCCGTCCGCCCCGGCGCCCGTGCCGAGCGCGGGGTCACCGTGCGGCGGTTCCGGGTCAAGCCCCGGAACGAGCGGCGATTCGACTGGCTCCAGCGGCGCATCCTCACCGGCCACCGCCTCAGCCCCGAGGACGAGCGCCGCTGGGCCGAGGAGTCGGTGTCGAGCCCAGACCTCTTCGCCCACCTCGTCCGCCACCGGGCCGACCACAACGTGGTCTGTTTCGCCCCCTACCTCTTCGGCACGACGCTCCGCGGCGTCCCACTCGTCCCGGAGCGGGCCGTCCTCATCCCCTGCCTCCACGACGAGCCGTTCGCCCACCTCGGGATCGTGCGCGCGAGCTTCGAGACGTGCCGGGGCTTCATCTTCAACTCGCCCCCCGAGGCGGAGCTGGCCCGCCGGCTCTACGGGGTCCAGGATCGCCCGGCGGGGGTCGTCGGCCTCGGCTTCGATCCCCTGCCCCCCGTCGACGCGCAGGCGATCGACCGCTTCCGTCGCCGGCACGGGCTGGCGGGGCCGGTCGTCCTCTACCTCGGGCGCAAGGAGACCGGGAAGAACGTTGGCCTCCTCATCGAATACGTCCGCCGCTACCGGGAGGCCCATCGGCGGGAGGTCACCCTCGTGCTGGCGGGTGAAGGCCCGGTGACGGCCTCTCCGGGCGATGCCGGCGTGCGCGACCTCGGCTACCTGGATCGCCAGGAGAAGACGGTGGCCTACGCCGCTGCCACCGTCGTCTGCCAGCCGTCGCTGAACGAGTCCTTCTCGATCGTGCTGATGGAGGCGTGGCTCGCCGGACGGCCCGTCCTCGTCCACTCGGCGTGCCCGGTCACGACCTACCACCTGTACCGGGCGGACGGCGGCCTGGTGTTCGGCGACTTCTACGAGTTCGCCGAGGCGCTGACGCTTCTCCTCGACGACGAGGCGCTCCGGGGAAAGCTCGGCGCCCAGGGGCGCGCCTACGTCGAAGCCGAGTACGCCTGGCCCGAGGTGACGGCGCGGCTCACGGAGACGCTGGCGCGGGTCTGCCATGCCTGA